The genome window GTCCGATCGGCCGCGTTTCCAACGCCGTAAAAAACGGCTGGAGAGGGTCAGCCCAAGGATGGCAAAGAGCATGGCTGTGGCGATAATCAGCGCCCAAATATGGGTCAAAATTGCTGCCAGAATCCCAATTACCAATCCTGAGCCGGCACTGATCGCTAGGGTTGCCCACATTTCATCGGCAGTGAGGCCGCCCATGATGACCGGCTGATTGTTCAGCCGCACC of Pseudomonas fluorescens contains these proteins:
- a CDS encoding TIGR03750 family conjugal transfer protein, with the protein product MTELSDDGTLIFLPVRLNNQPVIMGGLTADEMWATLAISAGSGLVIGILAAILTHIWALIIATAMLFAILGLTLSSRFLRRWKRGRSDTWLYRQMQLSVARYLPTWNKAHLITRTGAWTCRRTGAQ